The Candidatus Effluviviaceae Genus I sp. sequence CGGAGGGGGTCCGGCGCGGCCGGCTTCCGCCTCGAGCGGGCGAGATGCGGTACGAAGCGCCTGGGGCGTTCCCCGATGCTCTTCACGGCCATTCGCGTTCAGGAGGTGCTGCCCTGCCTCGGCGTCGGCCTTGCCGCCGGCGCGGTGGCGGGGTGGCTCGTGGCCCGCGCGGCGGCGGGGCGCTCCGCGAAGCTGCAGGGCGAGATCCGGCGGAGCAAACGCCAGCTGCAGGCCATCTTCGACGGCATCACCGACGGCCTCATCATCGTGGACCGCGAGTTCCGCATCGTGGCCGTGAACAAGGCCGAGGCGTCCTTCCTGGGCAGGGAACCGCAGGACCTCGTCGGCCGGCCGTGCTACGAGGTCTACTGCCGCGGGGATGAGCCGTGCGAGCTCTGCCCCGCCCACGAGACCTTCGCGAAGGGGAACGTCGCCCTCGTGTCGAAGCCGGAGCTGGCCGGCGGCTATCACAGGAAGGGAGTCGACGTCTACACGTTCCCCGTCGTGGACGAACACGGCACGACGGTTCAGGCGATCCAGTACATCAAGGACATCACGGACCGCATGAAGCTCCAGAAGCAGCTCCGAGAGGTGGAGCAGCTGACGGGCATCGGGCACATGGCCGCCAACGTGGCGCACGAGATCCGCAACCCGCTCATCGCGGTCGGAGGCTTCGCGCGGCGGCTGCACGAGCAGCTCACCGAGGACGACCCGCGCAGGGAGTTCACGGAGGTCATTCTCGAGGAGGTCACGCGGCTCGAGCAGATCCTCCGGGAGCAGCTCACGCTCGAGAAGCACCTCGTGCCTGTCATGGGCCCCGTGGACATCAACCAGATCCTCAAGGACGTCCGGAAGCTCCTGTCGCACGGCATCCTCTCGTCGCACATCAGCGTCGTGGGCGACCTCGCGGAGGGCCTGCCCATCACGATGGGCGACGCCAACCAGCTCAAGCAGGCCTTCCTCAACGTGACATCGAACGCGATCCAGTCGATGCCTCAGGGCGGCAGGCTCACGATCGCGACGCTCCAGAGAGGCGAGTGGATCGTCGTCCGGATCAGCGACACGGGGCCGGGGATCGCGCCGGAGCACCTCGACAAGCTGTTCGTGCCGTTCTTCACGACGCGCGCGGCCGGGTCGGGGCTCGGCCTCGCCGTGACGAAGCGGATCGTCGACAACCACGGAGGGGAGATCACCGTCGAGAGCCGCGAGGGAGAGGGCTCGGCGTTCGAGATCTCGCTGCCGATCATGCACAGCACGCAGGAGTTCGAGCACCGGAAGCTCTACGGCCGGACCGGAGCCGACGGAGGCCGAACGGACGGCGCTGAGGGAACCGGAGGACCAGGATGACAAAGCTCCTTGTTGTGGACGACGAGAAGAACATCCGGCGGCTCTACGAGAGCGAGCTCAAGCAGGAGGGCTACGAGGTGGATACCGCGGAGAGCGCCGAGGATGCCCTGAAGCTTATCGCGAAGTCGCCGCCCGATCTCGTGATCCTCGACATACGGCTCGACGGCATGGACGGCATCGACTGCCTGCGGACGATCATGGAGAAGCGGCGCGACCTGCCCGTGATCCTCAACTCGGCCTACTCGACGTACAAGCAGGACTTCGCGTCGTGGATGGCCGACGCGTACGTCGTGAAGTCGGCCGATCTCACGGAGCTCAAGCAGAAGGTCCGCGAGGTGCTTGCGAAGCGGGGGCGCGCCTAGGGACGGGGCGCCGACCGGAGGGCGAGGCCATGTGGACGAGAGCGAAACGGCCGGCCGCGGGCGCCCGCGCGACGAGACCGCCGGCGGACGAGCCCGAGGCGCTCCTGGGCCTGACGGCTGAGTACATGGACGAGGGCCGTTACGCGGACGCCGTCGTCGTCCTCCAGCAGCTCCTCGCGCGTCGGCCGAACGCCGTCGACGCCATGCTGGCGTGCGGGGTGTGCTACCGGAAGCTCGGTTTGCTCGACCCGGCGGCCCACGAGTTCGAGCGGGCCGCGAGGACCAACCCGGCGAGCGCCGCGGCGCGGTACAACCTGGGCCGCGTGTACGATCTCATGGGGCGGCACGAGGACGCCCTGAGGGAGCATCGCCGGGCGATCGAGATCGCGCCCGACGATCCGGAACCCTACTACAGGATCGGCGTGACGCACGCCCGGCGCGACGAGTACGAGGAAAGCGAGGCGTGGTATCGGAAGGCGATCGAGATCGATCCCGCCTGCGCGAAGGCGCACACCAACCTCGGATACGTTCTCGACCGCATGGGCCGGACCGACGAGGCCATCGTCGAGTTCAAGCGGGCCATCGAGATCGACCCCGAGAACGCCGTGCGGCACCTGAATCTCGGCGCCATGTACGGCGAGCGCGGCATGCTTCGCGATGCCGTCGCCGAGTTCCGGAAGGCCGTGGAGATCGACGGCGCGAGCGGGGAGGCCCGCTTCAACCTCGGCGCCGCGCTCCTGCGGCTCGGGGACGTGGACGACGCGCTTCCCGAACTCGAGCTCGCCGTCAAGTACGCCGCGGACAGCGCGGAGGCGCACTTCCAGCTCGGCGTGGCGCTGTCGAGGAAGGCGCTCTTCGGGCGCGCGGTCGCCGAGTTCCAGCGCGCGATCGTGCTCGCCGGCGAGCGCCCCGGCGTCTCCCGTCACCTCGGCGCGGCGCTCGCGGCGCTCGGCAGGCTGGAGGACGCCGAGCGATGCCTGCGGACGGCGCTCAAGGGCGACCCCGGCGACCACGCGGCGACGTACCAGCTCGCGGTGGTCGTCGACAGGCTGGGCCGCAGCCTCGAGGCTTCGGACCTCTACCGCAGGGCGGACCGGCTCAAGGCGACCGCGTGAGCTGAGCGCGGCCGGCGACCGGGCGCGGGGCGCGGCGCCGCGCGCCCGGGATCGGAGGAACGTGACGCTGTGCGCGCTCATCTGCCTCGTCGCGCTGGCGGCGGCGCCGCGCCCGCCTGCCGACGTGCCCCTGTCGCACTGGGCCTACCCGCTGCTCGAGCGACTCGCCTCGCGGGGCGTTCTCGATCTCGATCTCACGACGCGGCCCGTCTCGCGCGCCGCGGTCGCGGACGCGCTGCGCGCGGCGGACGCCGACGAGGCGTCACGGGCCGCGGAACTCACCGAGCGGGAGTCCTGGGCCATCGACAGGCTGCGGGCCGAGTTCCTGAGGGCCGAGGTGGACGCGCCCGTATTCTCGGCGCGGGACGAGGCGGCGGCCGTCGGCCTCGGCGTGCGCGCGCTCACGTCGTACGAGCGGGCCGCCTTCCACGACGACGCAGACGACGGCCGGCCGGACGTCTCGGTCACGGTGTCGTACGACCTCTGGGGCGGCGTGAGCGACGCCGTCGGGTTCTACTCCGAGGCGGACGTCGTGCTCGGGGGGCAGGAGGGGGCGAGGACGGAGCGGCTGTCGAGCCGGGCGCGCACCTGGCGCGGCGTCGCGGCGACCGCGGAGCTTGCGTACCTCAAGCTCGAGCGGCCCGGCTACTCGGTGGCCGTCGGGCGGCGCGACCCGGCGTGGGGGCGCTCCGAGCGGGGCCGGCTTCTGATCTCCGGGTCCGCAGCGACGATGGACGAGCTCGAGGCGAGGTTCACCGTCGGCCCCTGGTCGTTCCTCGCGCTCCACGGTCTGCTGGAGCGACCGCCCGACGCGCGCGACGGCCTCGGCGAGGACGAACGGGTCTTCCTGGCCGCCCATCGCGTGTCGGTGCGGGGAGCTCTGGGCAGCATCTCCGTCAGCGAGGCGGTCGTGTACAGCTCGGTGATGCCCGACCCGGTGTACCTGAACCCGCTCGTTCCCTTCTACCTCTCCCAGCACAACGAGCGGTCCGACGACAACGTGCTCTGGGCGCTTGACTTCCTCGCGCGACCGCGCCGCGGTCTGGACCTCTACGGCGAGTTCGTCGTGGACGATCTGCAGTACGAGAGGTCCACGGGGCATCCGGACAAGTACGGTGCGACCGTCGGCCTCACCGCCTACGCCGCGCCGCTCGGCATCGACGCGGAGATCACCGCGGAGTACAGCAACGTGCGCAAGTGGACGTACACGCATCAGCTTCCGTGGCACGCGGTCGCGCAGGACGGAAAGCCCCTGGGATTCGAGCTCGGGCCCGACGCCGACCGCCTCACGCTTGAGGTCACGGCGCACCCGTCGCCGGCGTGGTCGGTCGGCGTGTCGTACTCCAGGGCGAGGAAGGGCGAAGGGACGATCGTCGAGCCGTTCGAGCAGGGCTCCGATCCGGACCCGTCGTTCCCGTCGGGCGTCGTGGAGACGACGGACCGCGTCGGCGTGGAGTGCTCGTACGAGAACCTGGATGGGCTCCGCGCGTTCCTGTCGGCCGCGGGGGTCTTCGTGAGGAACCGGGATCACGGCCCGGAGGACGACCATGGGTGGGAGGTCCGCGCCGGGATCGGCTTCCGCATCTGACGCGCGCGCTCTCGTCAGGCTCGCGCGGCCCGCGAACGGCCTGATCGCCGCGTGCGCGGTCGTCGTGGGCGCCGTGGTGTCGCGCAGGCCGCCGGACCTCGCGCCTGCGCTCGTGGCAGCCCTCTCGGCCTTCGCCGCGACGGCGGGCGCGAACGCGCTCAACGACGTTCTCGACCGCGCGGCCGATGCCGTGAACAGGCCGGGACGGCCCATCCCGTCGGGCGCGGTCGGCGTGCGGCCGGCGGTCGCGCTGGCGTTCGCCGGATACGCGGCCGCGCTCGGCCTGGCGCTCGCGCTCTCGGCGTGGGCGGGCGCGCTCGCGGCGGCGTGGGTGGTCCTCACGGCCCTCTACTCCGTGGAGCTCAAGCGCGTGCCGCTCGCGTCGAACGCGCTCGTCGCCGCGGTGGCCGCCTCGCCGCTTCTCATGGGAGGCATCTCGCAGGGGAGGGCGGGACCGACCGTGGTGCCGCTCGGGTTGGCGTTCCTCGCGCACCTGGCAAGGGAGATCGCGA is a genomic window containing:
- a CDS encoding PAS domain-containing protein; the protein is MLFTAIRVQEVLPCLGVGLAAGAVAGWLVARAAAGRSAKLQGEIRRSKRQLQAIFDGITDGLIIVDREFRIVAVNKAEASFLGREPQDLVGRPCYEVYCRGDEPCELCPAHETFAKGNVALVSKPELAGGYHRKGVDVYTFPVVDEHGTTVQAIQYIKDITDRMKLQKQLREVEQLTGIGHMAANVAHEIRNPLIAVGGFARRLHEQLTEDDPRREFTEVILEEVTRLEQILREQLTLEKHLVPVMGPVDINQILKDVRKLLSHGILSSHISVVGDLAEGLPITMGDANQLKQAFLNVTSNAIQSMPQGGRLTIATLQRGEWIVVRISDTGPGIAPEHLDKLFVPFFTTRAAGSGLGLAVTKRIVDNHGGEITVESREGEGSAFEISLPIMHSTQEFEHRKLYGRTGADGGRTDGAEGTGGPG
- a CDS encoding response regulator gives rise to the protein MTKLLVVDDEKNIRRLYESELKQEGYEVDTAESAEDALKLIAKSPPDLVILDIRLDGMDGIDCLRTIMEKRRDLPVILNSAYSTYKQDFASWMADAYVVKSADLTELKQKVREVLAKRGRA
- a CDS encoding tetratricopeptide repeat protein; protein product: MWTRAKRPAAGARATRPPADEPEALLGLTAEYMDEGRYADAVVVLQQLLARRPNAVDAMLACGVCYRKLGLLDPAAHEFERAARTNPASAAARYNLGRVYDLMGRHEDALREHRRAIEIAPDDPEPYYRIGVTHARRDEYEESEAWYRKAIEIDPACAKAHTNLGYVLDRMGRTDEAIVEFKRAIEIDPENAVRHLNLGAMYGERGMLRDAVAEFRKAVEIDGASGEARFNLGAALLRLGDVDDALPELELAVKYAADSAEAHFQLGVALSRKALFGRAVAEFQRAIVLAGERPGVSRHLGAALAALGRLEDAERCLRTALKGDPGDHAATYQLAVVVDRLGRSLEASDLYRRADRLKATA
- a CDS encoding UbiA family prenyltransferase, which gives rise to MGGRSAPGSASASDARALVRLARPANGLIAACAVVVGAVVSRRPPDLAPALVAALSAFAATAGANALNDVLDRAADAVNRPGRPIPSGAVGVRPAVALAFAGYAAALGLALALSAWAGALAAAWVVLTALYSVELKRVPLASNALVAAVAASPLLMGGISQGRAGPTVVPLGLAFLAHLAREIAKDVEDVEGDAATGVRTIAVALGSKRAMGLSRIVMVALMGAAVVPFAARTFGWGYAAALVVIDALLVLALVRTAGRADREAAGRASLLLKCVMALGLLAFVLGVVW